The following coding sequences are from one Sciurus carolinensis chromosome 11, mSciCar1.2, whole genome shotgun sequence window:
- the LOC124960668 gene encoding olfactory receptor 4C11-like, which yields MELNHSVNEFILFGLTKDILKEKIVFVVFLFLYLATLLANFLILMTIRYSRTLGSPMYFFLFYLSFSDSCFSTSTAPRLIINAIDEKKVISYNECMTQIFAVHFFGCMATLVLILMAFDHYMAICKPLRYTIIMNQQVCGSLVILAWVGSCIHSSAQIFLALKLPFCGPNVIDHYFCDLQPLLKLACMDTYVINLLIVFNSGAICMVSFIILLISYTFILHSLSHHSAEGRRKALSTCTSHIIVVILFFVPCIFTYTRPPITFPIDKFVAVFYTIGTPLLNPLIYTLRNAEVKNAIRKLWFNKL from the coding sequence ATGGAGTTGAATCACAGTGTGAATGAGTTCATTCTGTTTGGGTTAACAAAGGATATTCTAAAGGAGAAAATAGTGTTTGTGGTCTTCTTGTTTCTCTATCTTGCAACTCTGTTGGCAAACTTTCTCATTTTGATGACCATTCGATACAGCCGGACTCTTGGGagtcccatgtactttttccttttctacttatCCTTTTCAGATTCCTGCTTTTCAACAAGCACCGCCCCGAGATTGATTATAAATGCTATAGATGAGAAGAAAGTCATCTCTTACAATGAGTGCATGACACAAATCTTCGCTGTTCACTTCTTTGGCTGCATGGCAACCTTGGTTCTCATCCTCATGGCCTTTGATCACTACATGGCCATTTGCAAGCCCCTGCGATATACAATTATCATGAACCAGCAGGTTTGTGGATCATTGGTGATTCTAGCCTGGGTTGGGTCTTGTATCCATTCTTCAGCACAGATTTTCCTGGCTTTGAAATTACCCTTTTGTGGCCCCAATGTGATTGATCACTATTTCTGTGATTTGCAACCTTTGTTGAAACTTGCCTGTATGGACACTTATGTCATCAATTTACTCATAGTGTTTAACAGTGGGGCCATATGCATGGTGAGTTTCATAATCCTGCTTATCTCCTACACTTTCATTTTACATTCTCTAAGTCATCACAGtgcagaaggaagaaggaaagccCTCTCTACCTGCACCTCCCACATCATTGTGGTTATCTTATTTTTTGTTCcatgtatattcacatatactCGTCCTCCAATTACATTTCCAATAGATAAGTTTGTGGCTGTGTTTTATACAATTGGGACACCCTTGCTCAATCCTCTGATTTACACTCTGAGGAATGCAGAAGTCAAAAATGCCATCAGAAAGTTATGGTTCAACAAACTCTGA